The Eleginops maclovinus isolate JMC-PN-2008 ecotype Puerto Natales chromosome 3, JC_Emac_rtc_rv5, whole genome shotgun sequence genome includes a region encoding these proteins:
- the si:dkey-199f5.8 gene encoding beta-1,4-galactosyltransferase 3 — MISIQSKWRYLFMFLGIQLVVMALLSREGYQKRVSYFIRIFRKPDTTGVSGRNQTTVGIPGGDVYANLSTLFKTPVSEGHMPYCPKTSPLIGGPIHVKFPSGLTLAEVQRKNPLVMRGGRYRPPDCEARHRTAIIIPHRHREHHLKFLLYYLHPFLQRQQLNYRIYVIHQAGTYTFNRAKLMNVGFREAMREEDWDCLFFHDVDLIPEDDRNTYICDSNPKHAAIAMDKFGYKLPYKMYFGGVSALTPLHYLKMNGFPNNYWGWGGEDDDIGLRVSLGGMYITRPSVKVGRYKMIKHKLDKGNDVNPKRFNMLAKTRQTWKSDGMNTAEYELISREYMPLYTNITVNIGTEAGLHPPPPPHPPEKAPEQHPEKAPAEVPVPVKVPVKVPVKVPVKVPVKVPVKVPVKVPVKVPVKITEGDANKKPTLKTANHV, encoded by the exons ATGATCAGTATCCAGTCGAAATGGCGCTACCTTTTCATGTTTCTGGGCATCCAACTGGTGGTCATGGCACTGCTGTCCCGAGAGGGATACCAGAAGAGGGTCTCCTACTTCATCCGTATCTTCCGCAAGCCCGACACCACCGGTGTATCAGGCCGCAACCAGACAACGGTTGGCATACCTGGAGGGGATGTGTATGCCAACCTATCAACACTTTTCAAAACTCCTGTCAGTGAAGGTCACATGCCCTACTGCCCTAAGACGTCCCCACTTATAG GTGGGCCGATTCACGTCAAATTTCCATCCGGGCTGACCCTAGCAGAGGTGCAGAGGAAGAATCCCCTGGTGATGCGCGGAGGACGCTACCGGCCGCCGGACTGTGAGGCGAGACACCGAACAGCCATCATCATTCCCCACAGACACAGAGAACACCACCTCAAGTTCCTCCTATACTACCTGCATCCTTTTCTGCAGCGGCAACAGCTCAACTACAGAATTTACGTCATTCACCAG GCTGGAACATACACGTTCAACAGGGCCAAGCTGATGAACGTGGGTTTCCGAGAAGCCATGAGGGAGGAGGACTGGGACTGCCTCTTCTTCCATGATGTGGACCTCATCCCGGAGGACGATCGCAACACGTACATCTGCGACTCCAACCCCAAGCATGCGGCCATCGCCATGGACAAGTTTGGCTACAA GCTTCCGTACAAGATGTACTTTGGAGGAGTGTCAGCTCTGACGCCACTGCACTACCTCAAGATGAACGGCTTTCCCAACAACTACTGGGGCTGGGGTGGAGAGGACGACGATATTGGACTCAG AGTGTCTCTGGGGGGGATGTACATCACTCGTCCATCAGTGAAGGTTGGCCGGTACAAGATGATTAAACACAAGCTGGACAAAGGCAATGATGTGAACCCAAAGAG gTTCAACATGCTAGCCAAAACACGTCAGACCTGGAAGTCGGATGGGATGAACACAGCTGAATATGAGCTAATCTCACGGGAATACATGCCCCTCTACACCAACATCACTGTTAACATCGGCACTGAGGCCGGTCTACATCCGCCTCCACCTCCGCATCCTCCAGAAAAAGCTCCAGAACAACATCCAGAGAAAGCACCTGCCGAAGTCCCAGTCCCAGTCAAAGTCCCAGTCAAAGTCCCAGTCAAAGTCCCAGTCAAAGTCCCAGTCAAAGTCCCAGTCAAAGTCCCAGTCAAAGTCCCAGTCAAAGTCCCAGTCAAAATTACAGAAGGAGACGCAAACAAAAAGCCCACATTAAAGACTGCTAATCATGTTTAA